CGCAGCACGATGACTTGAATTGCGACCTAAACGGCGGCCTGACTTATTGTGACGCATTGTTACGATCCTTTCTATGCGTAGTCAGTGAACTAGATTTCTTCCCGACTTTTCTGCAGAACTTTAAGATATTCAGGGTCCGGGAAGTTCTCAAGTTTCATTCCCAAGGTCAAACCCATTTCAGCCAAGATATCTTTGATTTCGTTAAGTGACTTACGACCGAAATTCTGAGTTTTCAGCATTTCAGCTTCCGTCTTCTGGACCAGATCACCAATCAAGGAGATACGTGCATTCTTAAGGCAATTCGCACTGCGTACCGACAACTCGAGTTCCTCAACGCTGCGATACAAATTCTCATTGATCTTCTGAACTTCCTCCTCTTCCGGCTCCTCCTCAGGGATCTGCTCTTCATCAAAGTTGATGAACATCTGCAGATGCTCTTTGAGAATCTTTGCCGAATAGGCGACAGCATCTTCCGGCTTAACACTGGCATCCGTCCAGACTTCCAGTGTCAGCTTGTCATAATCAGTAATCTGACCGACACGGGCATTGGTGACAGCATAATTCACCTTTTTAATCGGTGAAAAAATCGAATCGATGGGAATCGTTCCGACAGGTGCCTTATCATCACGATTGCGCTCTGCGGTAACATACCCTTTGCCCATGGAAACGACCATATCGATCTCTACATCAGCTTCCTTGGTGCAGGTTGCAATATACAAATCCGGATTTAGAATTTCGACATTCGAATCCGTGACAATATCTCCTGCCGTGATAACACCAGCACCTTTTTTAACGATGCGAATATTACGACTTTCCTGACCTTCGAGACGGAGCAAAACTGACTTCAGGTTAAGAATAATGTCCGTAACATCCTCTGTCACGCCCGGAACAGTCGAGAATTCGTGAAGAACGCCCTTGATTCTTACTGAAGTGATAGCCGCTCCCTGCAGTGAAGACAACAGAATACGGCGCAATGAGTTACCAATCGTTGTACCGAAACCACGCTCGAAAGGCTCCGCAAAAAATTTGCCATAATTGGCAGTCAGGCTGCGGGAATCGACTTGAAGGCGTTTCGGCTTGATCAGATCTCTCCAGTTTTTATACATTCATTTTCTCCATGCTGAGGTTAGCTGAGTGATTGCGTATTACTTGGAATAGAGTTCAACAATCAACTGTTCCTCGAACACAGGAGTCGTCAACTCTTCACGCGCAGGTAAAGATTTGACTGTTCCTTTAAACGCATCTCGCTCGAGTTCCAACCAGGAGGGGATTCCACGACGCATCACGCTATCAAGAGCTTCAGAGATCTTACCGATCTTACGACTCTTTTCACGAACCTCAAT
The Desulfuromonas acetoxidans DSM 684 DNA segment above includes these coding regions:
- a CDS encoding DNA-directed RNA polymerase subunit alpha, whose protein sequence is MYKNWRDLIKPKRLQVDSRSLTANYGKFFAEPFERGFGTTIGNSLRRILLSSLQGAAITSVRIKGVLHEFSTVPGVTEDVTDIILNLKSVLLRLEGQESRNIRIVKKGAGVITAGDIVTDSNVEILNPDLYIATCTKEADVEIDMVVSMGKGYVTAERNRDDKAPVGTIPIDSIFSPIKKVNYAVTNARVGQITDYDKLTLEVWTDASVKPEDAVAYSAKILKEHLQMFINFDEEQIPEEEPEEEEVQKINENLYRSVEELELSVRSANCLKNARISLIGDLVQKTEAEMLKTQNFGRKSLNEIKDILAEMGLTLGMKLENFPDPEYLKVLQKSREEI